A DNA window from Camelina sativa cultivar DH55 chromosome 13, Cs, whole genome shotgun sequence contains the following coding sequences:
- the LOC104735180 gene encoding UPF0664 stress-induced protein C29B12.11c-like, translating into MALNPQLLPNGMPVPFVNEMFVLVRDGVEFEVDKIPGGHGGHVKSKGMIYLSNIRMVFVASKPVENFVAFDMPLLYVHAEKFNQPIFHCNNIAGQVEPVVPENEHRALYSTHSFKILFKEGGCGTFVPLFLNLISSVRQYNRQMQQAAEAAAAAPRVDPLQAAQTPVEQMMRHAYVDPNDPTRIYLQQPSGESQLRRRAYHSGAAEH; encoded by the exons ATGGCGCTTAACCCTCAATTGCTACCCAATGGGATGCCTGTTCCCTTTGTTAATGAAATGTTCGTTCTAGTCAGAGATGGTGTTGAGTTTGAAGTCGACAAGATCCCTGG AGGGCATGGAGGTCATGTTAAGTCCAAGGGAATGATTTACTTGTCCAATATACGGATGGTCTTTGTTGCAAGCAAGCCCGTTGAGAACTTTGTTGCTTTTGACATGCCCCTG CTTTACGTCCATGCTGAGAAATTCAATCAGCCAATATTTCACTGCAACAATATTGCTGGACAAGTGGAGCCT gtGGTGCCAGAAAACGAGCATAGAGCTCTGTACTCAACACACAGTTTCAAGATCCTGTTTAAGGAAGGTGGTTGCGGGACGTTTGTTCCTCTCTTTCTGAATCTCATATCATCAGTGAGGCAATACAATCGACAAATGCAACAAGCAGCAGAAGCAGCGGCGGCAGCTCCACGAGTTGATCCTCTTCAAGCCGCTCAGACCCCTGTGGAACAAATGATGAGACATGC GTACGTGGACCCTAATGATCCAACGAGGATATATTTGCAGCAGCCATCAGGGGAATCTCAGTTGAGGCGGAGAGCTTACCATTCGGGTGCAGCCGAACATTGA
- the LOC104737949 gene encoding uncharacterized protein LOC104737949, with the protein MRYFCKKLNYAIVSSTNSTPEIYGTKAIVNVWAPAIEEGAKEMSVAQIWIASGDYKSDDLNTIEIGWQVLPTVYRDNRPRLFVFWTGNAYKTGCYNVCCPGFIQTSGDIVIGGPISPVSSLGGSQSEITVNVWKDRKSGWWLSLGFNNIVGYWPSEISTLADHANYAQWGGEILNTQRLGRHTTTQMGSGHFPDEGFRRSSYFRNLEVVDNNNQLQSIPI; encoded by the exons atgcgATACTTTTGCAAAAAGTTAAAT TATGCGATCGTATCTTCTACGAATAGCACGCCAGAAATATATGGTACAAAAGCGATAGTCAACGTTTGGGCCCCGGCGATAGAAGAAGGAGCCAAAGAGATGTCTGTAGCGCAGATTTGGATTGCCTCGGGCGATTATAAGAGTGATGATCTTAACACCATTGAAATAGGTTGGCAG GTTCTGCCGACGGTGTATAGGGACAACAGGCCTAGGTTATTCGTCTTTTGGACG GGTAATGCATACAAAACTGGGTGCTACAACGTCTGCTGCCCAGGTTTCATCCAAACGAGTGGCGATATAGTAATCGGAGGCCCCATTTCTCCTGTTTCTTCACTAGGAGGTAGCCAGTCTGAAATTACAGTCAACGTGTGGAAG GATCGGAAATCAGGATGGTGGCTCAGTTTGGGGTTCAACAACATAGTAGGATATTGGCCATCAGAGATCTCAACACTGGCTGATCACGCAAACTACGCACAATGGGGAGGCGAAATTCTGAACACGCAGCGTTTAGGGCGACATACGACAACTCAAATGGGTTCGGGGCACTTCCCTGATGAAGGATTTAGGAGAAGCAGTTATTTCCGCAACTTAGAAGTCGttgacaacaacaaccaacTTCAGTCAATCCCAATCTAG
- the LOC104735179 gene encoding NADP-dependent malic enzyme 2-like, with the protein MGSTPAELPCEDVADNRSGVGGGISDVYGEDSATLDQLVTPWVTSVASGYSLMRDPRYNKGLAFTDKERDAHYLTGLLPPVVLSQDVQERKLMHNLRQYTVPLQRYTALMDLQERNERLFYKLLVDNVEELLPVVYTPTVGEACQKYGSIFRKPQGLYISLKEKGKILEVLKNWPQRGIQVIVVTDGERILGLGDLGCQGMGIPVGKLSLYTALGGIRPSACLPITIDVGTNNEKLLNDEFYIGLKQRRATGQEYADFLHEFMCAVKQNYGEKVLVQFEDFANHNAFDLLSKYSSSHLVFNDDIQGTASVVLAGLIAAQKVLGKTLADHTFLFLGAGEAGTGIAELIALKISKETGAPIDETRKKIWLVDSKGLIVSSRKESLQHFKQPWAHEHEPVKNLIGAVNAIKPTVLIGTSGVGQTFTKEVVEAMATNNEKPLILALSNPTSQAECTAEQAYTWTKGRAIFGSGSPFDPVEYNGKTYLPGQANNCYIFPGLGLGLIMSGAIRVRDDMLLAASEALAAQVTEEHFANGLIYPPFANIRQISANIAASVAAKTYDLGLASNLPRAKDLVKFAESSMYSPVYRNYR; encoded by the exons atgggaAGTACTCCGGCTGAGTTACCCTGTGAGGATGTCGCCGATAACAGATCCGGCGTTGGCGGTGGTATCTCTGACGTCTACGGTGAGGATTCCGCCACCTTGGATCAGCTCGTCACTCCTTGGGTTACCTCCGTTGCTAG tggTTACTCGTTGATGCGTGATCCGCGTTACAACAAGGGACTTGCATTTACTGATAAAGAAAGAGATGCTCATTACTTAACTGGTCTTCTTCCCCCTGTGGTTTTGAGTCAGGATGTTCAG GAGAGAAAGCTTATGCACAATCTCCGCCAGTACACTGTTCCTCTACAGCGTTACACGGCCCTGATGGATCTTCAG GAAAGGAACGAGAGATTGTTCTATAAGCTTCTGGTTGATAATGTTGAGGAGTTGCTTCCAGTTGTGTACACACCAACAGTTGGTGAGGCTTGCCAGAAGTATGGAAGCATTTTCAGGAAGCCACAGGGTCTCTACATAAGTTTGAAAGAGAA GGGCAAGATTCTTGAAGTGTTGAAGAACTGGCCCCAGAGAGGGATCCAAGTTATTGTTGTTACTGATGGTGAGCGTATTCTCGGTCTAGGAGATCTTGGTTGCCAG GGAATGGGAattccagttgggaaactttctCTTTACACCGCTTTGGGAGGAATCCGTCCATCAGCT TGTCTTCCAATCACCATTGATGTGGGTACAAACAATGAGAAGTTGCTGAATGATGAATTCTACATCGGCCTTAAACAACGAAGGGCAACTGGCCAG GAGTATGCAGATTTTCTGCACGAGTTCATGTGCGCTGTCAAGCAGAATTATGGAGAGAAAGTGTTGGTACAG ttTGAAGATTTTGCAAACCACAATGCATTTGACCTTTTGTCTAAGTACAGCTCTAGCCATCTTGTCTTCAATGACGATATCCAG GGTACTGCATCAGTGGTGCTTGCTGGGCTTATTGCCGCTCAGAAGGTGCTTGGTAAAACCCTGGCTGACCATACCTTCTTGTTCTTGGGTGCCGGAGAG GCTGGAACCGGTATCGCTGAGCTAATTGCTCTTAAGATTTCAAAAGAG ACTGGAGCTCCCATCGATGAGACCCGTAAGAAGATTTGGCTCGTGGACTCCAAG GGACTGATTGTTAGCTCGCGCAAAGAATCTCTTCAGCACTTCAAGCAGCCATGGGCGCATGAGCACGAACCTGTCAAGAACCTCATTGGTGCTGTCAAT GCAATCAAGCCAACTGTTCTCATTGGAACATCCGGTGTGGGTCAAACTTTCACAAAGGAAGTTGTTGAGGCCATGGCTACTAACAACgag AAACCATTGATTCTTGCTCTCTCAAACCCTACTTCTCAAGCTGAGTGTACCGCAGAACAGGCTTACACATGGACCAAG GGTCGTGCAATTTTTGGAAGTGGAAGCCCATTTGATCCTGTTGAGTACAATGGCAAAACTTACTTGCCTGGCCAG GCAAACAATTGCTACATTTTCCCGGGTTTGGGTCTTGGTTTGATCATGTCTGGTGCTATCCGTGTCCGTGATGACATGCTTCTCGCAGCTT CTGAAGCATTGGCAGCACAAGTCACAGAAGAGCACTTCGCCAACGGTCTGATCTACCCGCCATTCGCAAACATCAGACAGATCTCAGCTAATATTGCAGCCAGTGTGGCCGCCAAAACCTATGACCTCG GATTGGCGTCGAACCTCCCACGTGCAAAGGATCTGGTGAAGTTTGCAGAGAGCAGCATGTACAGCCCTGTCTACAGAAACTATcgttaa